Proteins encoded within one genomic window of Glandiceps talaboti chromosome 3, keGlaTala1.1, whole genome shotgun sequence:
- the LOC144433247 gene encoding neuroglobin-1-like: MGCSESLSATTGGKKNNGNVLLVNIQKAPKFTFEQIHDLRRTWPKLACDATGNGGQVFLQIFSINPAIKNLFPFRYVPTDILSQNEIFKMHSRRFMQAVGACVENLENLDGDVTTLFLELGKKHIKFDGFNVDYFSAYVASMQFVWDLELTGHHYSKSSRELWTVIFKFVVTRMEEGYRTAIEEQKIAEENNVSNGKTKV; the protein is encoded by the coding sequence ATGGGTTGCTCTGAGTCACTTAGTGCGACAACAGGCGGTAAAAAGAACAACGGGAATGTTCTATTGGTGAACATACAAAAGGCACCCAAATTTACCTTTGAACAGATACATGATTTGAGACGAACTTGGCCCAAACTGGCATGCGACGCAACAGGAAACGGAGGACAAGTTTTCCTGCAGATTTTCTCCATAAATCCAGCGATCAAAAATCTATTTCCGTTTCGATACGTACCAACCGATATATTATCCCAGAATGAAATCTTTAAAATGCACTCGCGGAGATTCATGCAAGCTGTCGGCGCCTGTGTTGAGAATTTAGAAAACCTGGATGGCGACGTTACGACATTGTTCTTAGAATTGGGTAAAAAACACATCAAATTCGACGGATTCAACGTGGACTATTTCTCAGCCTACGTGGCGAGCATGCAGTTTGTTTGGGATTTAGAACTGACGGGGCACCATTACTCCAAGTCATCGCGGGAGCTATGGACGGTAATATTTAAATTCGTCGTTACTCGAATGGAAGAGGGTTATCGTACTGCGATAGAGGAACAGAAAATAGCAGAAGAGAACAACGTGTCAAACGGCAAGACAAAAGTTTGA